The proteins below come from a single Nocardiopsis gilva YIM 90087 genomic window:
- the meaB gene encoding methylmalonyl Co-A mutase-associated GTPase MeaB: MQAPELVDRMIQGDRRAVARAISLVENAAPQLREIMAGLAPHSGGARIVGLTGSPGVGKSTSTNALVKALRARGESVAVLAVDPSSPFTGGALLGDRVRMQEHATDSGVFIRSMASRGHLGGLSWATPHALRVLDAAGFDVILVETVGVGQAEVDIARHADTTVVLCAPGMGDSVQAAKAGVLEIADIFVVNKADREGARVTVRELRQMVGQVERAPEEWKPPIVSTVAAKGGGVEELLERLDQHHAHLKDSGELDRRRFARAREEIEAIVMSALRDRLADIHGHAGLDKLADAVATGHGDPYTAADTLLSALDR; the protein is encoded by the coding sequence ATGCAGGCCCCCGAACTCGTCGACCGTATGATCCAGGGAGACCGCCGCGCTGTCGCGCGGGCGATCTCCCTGGTGGAGAACGCCGCCCCGCAGCTGCGGGAGATCATGGCGGGGCTCGCGCCGCACAGCGGCGGCGCGCGCATCGTGGGGCTGACCGGGTCGCCTGGTGTCGGAAAGTCCACCTCCACCAACGCGCTGGTGAAAGCGCTGCGGGCGCGCGGCGAGAGCGTCGCTGTGCTGGCCGTCGACCCCTCCTCGCCGTTCACCGGCGGCGCCCTGCTCGGCGACCGCGTCCGGATGCAGGAGCACGCGACCGACAGCGGGGTCTTCATCCGCTCCATGGCCAGCCGCGGACACCTGGGCGGCCTGTCCTGGGCCACGCCGCACGCGCTGCGCGTGCTGGACGCGGCGGGCTTCGACGTGATTCTCGTGGAGACGGTGGGCGTGGGCCAGGCCGAAGTGGACATCGCGCGGCACGCCGACACCACGGTGGTGCTCTGCGCACCCGGGATGGGCGACAGCGTCCAGGCGGCCAAGGCCGGGGTGCTGGAGATCGCCGATATCTTCGTGGTGAACAAGGCCGACCGCGAGGGCGCACGCGTCACCGTGCGCGAGCTGCGCCAGATGGTCGGCCAGGTGGAGCGGGCCCCCGAGGAGTGGAAGCCGCCGATCGTCAGCACCGTGGCGGCCAAGGGAGGAGGCGTCGAGGAACTCCTGGAGCGCCTGGACCAGCACCACGCCCACCTGAAGGACAGCGGAGAACTCGACCGCCGCCGCTTCGCGCGCGCCCGCGAGGAGATCGAGGCGATCGTGATGAGCGCGCTGCGCGACCGACTCGCCGACATCCACGGCCACGCCGGGC
- a CDS encoding DinB family protein, whose translation MSDSESKERTFPRPLTDTEKRVVAAGRAAERETLEAFLDYLRAAVIGRASGVSETDARRRLVPSKTTLAGMLKHLAVVERSWFQHYLLGREKAELGIDFETPEDDPTWDLTDDDTLDTLIADYERACAESRAAAADLPLEQSFTHPQIGGLSLRWIYVHMIEETGRHAGHADILREQIDGTSGF comes from the coding sequence ATGAGCGACAGCGAAAGCAAAGAGCGCACCTTCCCCCGCCCCCTGACCGACACGGAAAAACGCGTTGTGGCCGCGGGCCGAGCGGCCGAGCGCGAGACCCTCGAAGCGTTCCTCGACTACCTGCGCGCCGCCGTCATCGGGCGCGCGAGCGGGGTGAGCGAGACCGACGCGCGCCGCCGCCTCGTCCCGTCCAAGACAACGCTTGCCGGAATGCTGAAGCACCTGGCGGTGGTCGAGCGCAGCTGGTTCCAGCACTACCTGCTCGGCCGCGAGAAGGCCGAACTCGGCATCGACTTCGAGACGCCTGAAGACGACCCGACCTGGGACCTCACCGACGACGACACGCTCGACACGCTGATCGCGGACTACGAGCGCGCCTGCGCCGAGTCCCGCGCGGCCGCCGCCGACCTGCCGCTGGAACAGTCCTTCACCCACCCGCAGATCGGTGGGCTCTCGCTGCGCTGGATCTACGTGCACATGATCGAGGAGACCGGCCGCCACGCCGGGCACGCCGACATCCTGCGCGAGCAGATCGACGGCACCTCCGGCTTCTAA